The DNA window tTAATGGACGATTTAATCGTCAAAAAAGTACAAACCGTATCGGACTGGTTTGAAACGGAAAGTAATGACATGATTGTCAAACTTGCCATGGCTCAGACGACCTGGCGAGAGAAGTTCAACGTTGCCGCCAGGCTCTATGgtcgagaagatgctgccgacGATGATGTTGCCAATGAGCTAAGAACGATGCGGGACCTCAACTTGGGGCAATGACTGGGACACTTACTCTCGTCGGGACTATGTACCGCATGGAGAGCTGAGTTGTATCTAAAGACCGTTAGTGGTGTCTCGGACAGAAGATAATCACCTGCCAGTATGCGGGCATAAAGAAGCAAGAGGTGCTCCAGGGAGGTTGTTACATCATTCGGTTACCTATTATTGGCGAATATGCATGGAATTGTGCTCACTCCACGGAATGAACAATGGCTGGCAATTTGGGGAGGATATAACCTGAGTTGATAGTTCTAGTCTACAATGTAACCACACACAACTGTTTTTTATTTAGATACACcattcgtcttcttctcgactGCACCGATTAATTCCTTGGCGTTCTGAACCGAAGATTTGGCAAGGTTCGCGATGCCCCACACATCAAACATGGTAACGACTACTCGGTGGCCTGACTCTACCATCATGGGAATCATCTCAGGAGCCAGAGCGCCACTATTATGTACGTGTTAGCTCATGTAACAATGATATAGGTTTGTACTGCACGATGGGGTTGAACTCACCCAACAAGCGGGATGTTGTATTTCTTGCTGGCCTTTGACATGCTTTCCATGGCAGAAGCCAAGACGGGATGAGGAGGGCCTCCCAAGACCATGGGCACTCTTGCGTCTGCCATGAAGTCGCCGGGTCCGAACATGAGCGCTGAGACGCCGGGTATTGAGGCAATCTCCTCGACGTTTGCAATGCCCTTTACGCTTTCGATCTGggggatgatggcgatgtggTTGTTGGACGTCTTCATGTTGAAGGCATCCTCTGGGTATAGAGAGAGATCTGAGATGCCGGGCGTAAAGGTCCAAGGGCTAAATGAACGGGCACCGACGGGGGCTATATTCGTGTGTGAGCTCAACTGGTTCCGaggttttcttcttttttcctttgcatTTTGTGCAGTTGATACTTACGGTAGTACATCTTCTGGATAAACTCCTCTACCTCTTCCTTGGTTTCGCAGTGggggatgatgatgccagaCGCACCAGCGTCCAAGGCCGTAGACAGtgcaatctcatcttccttTGGTACTCTCACAATGACTAGTGTCTCGCCCTCAGAGTGGTGCTGGGCGGCGTGAATAGCGCTATGCTTTTGGTCAGCACTCTCGTCTCGTCAGATATTGATGGAATCCTGTGTCATACTCGTTGAGGGTTGAGCGATCAAACATGCCGTGCTCAACATCCATCCAAATAAAATCGGGTTTGGCGGAAGCCAAGACCTTTGTCAAGGTGGTGCTGGCAATGCCCTGAGCGACGCCGAACAAGGTCTTTTTAGAGTCCTCCTGAGCATCTTTCAGAGCTTGCTTGAGGTTTCCAGGATAGGTCAAGAGCGCCGCACGATATTTGGCGCGTGAATGCAAGCTGGTTTGGTTGAGGAATCCTTCGCCAGACATGTTGAAGAAGGCAGTTGTGATTGTGATTAAAGCTTGAAGgtttgatgagatgatgtAACTTGGAGATGGTAGAAAAGGGTCAGGGGCAGCTCCTTCGTTTAATACTTGTTTCTATTCCCTCTTTATATAGACTTTGGTATTCCCTGTTATTGGTGGAGCTGAGCTCTCCGCTGGGTATCTCCGATCTAAAGTCTCCGCCTCACCAGACGGCCGCTGGGCAGATTATGTGAGACACGAGTATAATAGTACGTGTCATAGTACATACAAGCAGTAGGCCCAGGGCTAGCCGGATTTATAGCGTCAACATGTGCTATGTCCGGAGACATGGCATTGATTAGACCGCTTCATGCATTGGGCAAGTCTTGCGGAACACAGAGTGCCAAGACGGGACAACTGAGAGTGCAACGCTGCGTTATCAAACCAATGTCTCGACAAATGATGAACAAGCCATTCAGACGTACAGCACACAGACGGGGATGCATGATTAGCCATGCACCATTCGACGAACTGCATTCTCTAGCCGTCACCGAAAGCTGCTATTTTAGAGCTGGAGGCTGTCTAGGCGGTTCCACTTTTAGGATCTAACTTTGAAGCGCCACGACTTGATTACCGCAAGTGGAACTAGCCAGTATAATGCCAACAATGCCAACAAAGACTATCAGGTTAGTTCTCACATGCCAGCGCCGAAGGAAGCTTGTTCCGGGCGAGTCAGTGCTGGTGCTTATCCGATATCCACCCTGCCAGATTTTAGCATTTCCTACCGTGAGCCCTTCTGCTTCCCCTATCAACAGCCTTCACCGCACACCGTTACGcgcatctctctctccaagGGTCTGCCAAAGTCCGAAACAGAGGCGCTGAGTCATGAGCTCCGATGTTAATAAGCCAATCACAAATACAACGCTCGATACATACCGTCGTATTCGGCGTTGATGCGACCCCGAGGTGCATCGGAGAATAGCTGCTTCGCTGTCCGCAGTCGCAGTCCGCAGTTGCACGAGATGCGTATCTGCAGGTGTTTGCGACGATGAGGTAGTATTTGAATTGTGATCGGCGTGATGATGCATCATCAATTATGTAATCGAGATACAGCCTCAACTTTTTCGATGGGCATGAGAGCTACAACAAAAAGGCCGCCATTGCTCGGGAAAATGTCCGTTTTGAGGCAATGCATGTCGCAAATACCAAGCACAAGCAGACGCTGCCTTTTGGAAtcaaaagcaagaaaaggggCATCatgcggcgctgctggatcTGGCGTTACCGCGGATGGGGCAGCAACTGTGTCGTAAGGCAGCCTTGATGCCGTGGCGAGGGGCACGTAGGATTGCAGATGGCCAGGGTTTGTGACAAAGTAAATTTCTCGGTTATCGTTTATCGCTTGTCGGTTTGTTCAAGCTGCGTACCTGTATTGCTTGTTTATTTTTCGTTGACAAATCGAAGTGGTATCTGTACGtttccttttcattctcAATGGCGTTGATGAGACTTCTTCTACCCACTAATAGAAATACACACAAAAACCGATAAAACTGTACACATTTGCTTTAACGAGTTTATTTGTTCCAGAAGTTGATCAGTAAAAAGACTTGGTAGAAGGAACTAGCAGTAGTTGTAGCTAACTCCTTAGTTACTGCGCTGTAATCTTTTAGTAGgcaatttccatctcttaGTTCCCAGTCTACTGCACGCAGGATCTATACCAGTGGACTATTCTGTACTTATGTCGCGATAAAGCGGGCACTGATTTTGACCAACGAGTCTACTCTTTGAATCAAATCTGATATAATTGTTACTATATTTGGTCTTTGCACAGTTTCATTACATCTTCAGACACTGTACTGGTACCATATCACCCAAAACTAATTATTTCACAAAGCTTACAGATGCTTACGAAAGCGCGTCGCGGCTCTTTTATGGaaaatagtatatatattgaCACGTAGAATGTAAAGGACTAGAATAGTAGTCTCGTGTACAAACTAATCTGCTCAGCTTCTAAAAAGGTCGAATCGTTATTTGCATTGTGGACTATGTGACTTACCTATACGTACTTGGGTAGCTACAATTGCTCCAACGAGACTATTAGTAGTACATGTATCCTCTATGGACTGTCCTTGAATTCCTTAGCTGGGGTTCTGCGCTGTTCTAGAACAATAGTACATTGATGATTCCAAAGACTGCGGCCTCTATACATGGCGGGCGCATGAAGTTCTATTACTAGTAGATTTTCAGATTAGGCATTTATCATTGGGCgatattaagttaataaaattatatccGCACcaacaagaggaagaaggcgtcGAGGAGGGCCTCCAGGTTCCAAATTTAGCGGATACCTTGGATGAGTACAACAAATTCACCCAACTAGGTACTCATCTATGATGAAAGCGACACGGAGTCGGAGGTTGACCCGGACACAGACGAAAGTTTCATGTCGATGGAAGGTTTGGGTCAAACCACGATGAGTGGTACATATCTATTATGAACGCCATCTTTTTTCATGCCGACAACACTTCCGATGAGTTCCACGGCTCAATCTACTCAAGAGCCATGCTCTATTGGCTCAAGGCCAATTCGGGCGAGAAAAGCAGAAACTTCACCTCCGAGTTTCTGCTTCATCCTCACATTTGGTCCCTCCGTTGCCGAGCCGTCATGGGTTGCCATGACTGGGACAGTTatttgaagagctggaatctttcccatcatcttcatcaggaAAGGATATCCCGGAAGTCATAGGGATATACGCTCTGAGTGCAAGGACCACAGACGCGCAACAAGAATTTGTATACGCGGGACAAACAGCCACAGGGCAAAGGGCTCGTGGTATTCGGGGGCGTTCACAAACCCATTGGGCTGAATTTTTGAGTGCTGAAGCACACAAAAACGACTCCGGCCCGCCCTGTCGGAAGAGACGCCTTTTTCTATACAAAGAGTTGGCAGATTCAAGGTTGAACAGATAAATCTGTCTGTCTCATCTGCTTTCCCGTGGCCAACTCTCGAAATGGGGTATATCATCGCCCATTTCCCATTCCTCCTCACGCTTGCCGAGACCATTGACTTAGTCTATCTCGACACCTTTGTCTGGAAAATCCATCTTGAACTCGCAGGGAACGCGCGAAACCCCATGACTTGGTTCGGGCCACCGGCGATGCCACGATTATTTCAAGGCTTGAACAGAGCCCTTCCGATCAATCAAACAGTGCGGCCATTTGGTTGTCTATGATTATGCGAACAGAAAGATAACCTAGCAGTTTATTTATGATTGCTTACAAGAGCATGAGATCAGTAAGCCAAAGAAGTAAACCAGGTGTTTTTACGATACACTGAGATGCAATTCAAACTCTGGTCTGGTCGGAATGAGATTGAGCAGATTGAAGGCTGTCTGGGCTGTTGTCAACGGCCTGAAAGAATTCCTTGAGGAGAAAAGGCTCGTCACGCCTCCACATGACGACAACGATTTGTTTTATCACATACCTGGTTTGGAAAATCACAGTGACGCCCCTTACACCATGACAAACTTCATGAGAATACACGGATTCGATATGAACAGATTCAGCGTATGCAACGATTATGTGAATGAAAAATTCATTCAGCGGTATTTAGCTCCGCTCCTCCACAAAGATGTATGGGAGAAAGTCTCACGCAAGTCACTTCCACCAGACTATCGCTGATCAGAACTAAATTGCCCAGCTACTTGTCCCACACGCATCGACATGAAGGGAGGCAGGTTCCAGTCTAGGTATATTTTGGAGAGGATAGATTTACTTGTTGGAATCCATGCCCGGGACATCTTTGCCCAAATCGATGTGTTCCCACCTGGGCCTGATAGCAGTACTTGGACTTTTCCAACAATGTCCTGGCAGACTTCCCGGGAGCTGTGGCACAGAGTCCACTCACGCCTGCTAGCAGATGGAGTCCCAGGTGGTCGCTTGGGTAATAGAGGCTTCTACGTCGTTCTGGGTCGTTGGCATAGAAACAAGAGCCAATACTGGAACAGTTCTTGTTCTGACGCGATTCCGTCTTGGGCATACGATGCCGTCCAGGATGTCGAAAGCCTTCCACCGGTGCGCGAGTGGAATCCAAGACGTCAATACTTTGAAATTGATGCTAACAATGCGGTGATGGAACCCGGCGAAGGGAGTATCGAAGCTACAAGTGTGTTTTCGTGGCCCTCAGAGGTATCACGATACCTTGCTATAAGCCCAAAGGCACCCACCAAAACCGCGAGGTGAAGGGCTACACAAGGGCAAGGTTGGAAACCTGCTTGGATAGAGCCCTTCTGGACAGACACCCGGACCATCTATCCGATAGAGGTGGTCTCTACATCAAAGACTTGAGATAAAGTCCTAGCACGGTTCAAAGAGAAGTTCCAAGCCAATGAGTCTGCCCTGGCGATAAGGACTAGAGTCAAAACACTCAGTCTCAACATTAATCATCTCAGAACTCATCAGTTATTCACCAAGGCTGAAAAAGACTACTTCAATGAACTAGTAGAGTCCGGTTTCAAAGGCAAGGAGATGTATAAAAGGTTCTGGGAAAGGTTTAGCGAGCGCATAACTGCAGTTTCGCTTGAAAGAAGACTTGCAgcaaggatgaagaaaaaaaggaagcaGACCCCTCATTGCGAGTATCAAACAGCCAATGGACTCCGGAAGAAACCAGTTTTATGCAGGAATGTATGAATAGCGGCATGCGGCAAGCCGAAATCATAACCCAATCATAACCCATTTTAGACGGAAGTTTAAAGATGGTCGATCTAACTAGCCAATCTGTGCTGCGCAGGGCAGGTTGGTGAAGGCGAAGGATGATACTCAGGACTAGGTCACAGGTATACACCACTTGCAAAGGCACCAGGCAGCATAAAACCATTCACGGTCGGTTTCTCATTTCCTTATTCAGTTGATTTTAAGAGGAAGAGCTTGGTACCTTGGGTTAATTTTCTGCTAGGGAGCAATCGTGCGGATTAGGGGTTCGTTTATGGCGGTCTTCCTGTGTCGTAGAGTCAATCTTTTCCCTTGCGAAAAATAGAAATGAGTGTAGTTAAAGCTATCACCACTCCAAGGTTCTTACAAGGCTTGCGTCACCATCATTCAGGCTCAACCTTCTCCTCAGAATAGCTCCCCAGGGAGTTTATATTCTAACTACCTAGTAGGGCCATAAATTACTACTTGCTCCTGCAACAGCATAGCAAAGCTCACAAGCAACAAGGGCGCTGGGGGGACCGTAACCAAGTCCAATCCcctgagcagcagcctgccCAAGCCGGCGACAGCGGCTCCAGAGACAGGCCCATCCTTCCAAGAGGTCTTCTCCAAGCCATCAAAGATTATCGGCAacatggatggatggatccTTACCTACACATGTAGTATATGATCCCCCGACGACGATGTAGCGAGTGCGTGCGTGCATGTATTCAGTATTTCATGACTGCATAGACCAATTTGGAGTTCCCGCTATATAATTTCTGACTGCATCTTTATCCCCGAGTTAGGATAATTGCACCCAAGTCATAGCACTCCTTATTGCACCTCTGTAAACCTCCTCCCCGTTCATCAAGATAGAgagaggccaaggcagcgGCTCCTCTATGCGCCCTAAACCAGGGGTTCGCCATGTTGGATCTTGGCCGCGCCATACTTCTCCAGGCGAATCGCCTGGATGGCAATGAAGCCACTGGTATCCTCTGGGCTAAATCCCTCGAGAGTATCCATACTAGCCTGTTCCTCACTGTATAGGTTGCTGTCCGGCGCAGAGCGGGAAAGGACATGAGCTGCTCCCTTGTATACCATCATGTTGACTGTGCCATTCACATGCTTCTGGCTGTAGATGATGGAGTTTTCGAGGAGCTCACGCTCGGGAGAGAAGTACATGCCTAAGACATTTGTTAGACAGGACCGTCAAGATTATCCAAAGAAGGTATACCATTGTAGAGGCACTGGGACCACTCGTTTCCGATCCAGGCCATAATTCCGCGAACCTTGGAGTCCACGGTCATGCCCTCGAGATCAACGTGGGCTTTGGGTTGTTAGCATCGTCGATTGAGGGGTAGAATTCTCACTTACCTAGACGCAGCACCGTATGGGCTGGGGCATCGTAGCAGCCTCGGCTCTTCAATCCGATAAAGCTTGTGATATTGTCAGTACAAGATCGAGTCTTGGGGGGAGgtgctgatgatggcggcggggATGGTAAAATACCGAGATTCGACGATATCAACTCGACCGACACCGTTGGCGCCTGCAATCTCATTGAGCTTCTTGAAGAGCTCGACTGAGTTGGTGTAGGTTTCACCGCCTTCCACATCAAGCTTGACGGGGATGCCGGCCTTGAAGGTGACAGAGAACTTGGTCGGGACATCGGGCGCATCGAGCGGATCTGGGTAGCGCAAGAATTAGCTCGGGAGTCTACCGCGGTGAACCGGAGCCAGTGTAGTATATTACATACCAACAGATTTGGTCCAGACATCCTTGGGCGCAACCATCTCGGGCTTTTCGAGAATGCCCGATTCGGCTGAGGTATGTCTTGTATACTTGTTAGTTTTACTTGAACTCCCTCATGGTAATGGGAAGAAGGTGAAGTAGAGGGTGATGAAGGAGATAAGAAATAGCCGTAGCAAAAATATAGCTTAGGAAGAAAAAATGGAGGCCATCGTTAAGTTGACAAGCCTCCAGAACTCCCTTTCTAGTTTGAAAGACTACTTACGCCAGGTTGGCATCAAGACTCCAGGGAGACTTGGGAGAGGACGAAACTGGGATGTTGTTCTCGGCGGCAAACTTCAGGAGGTCTTGTCGGCCCTGGAAGCGGTTGAAGAACTTCGGCATGCGCCACGGGGCGATGACAGACACAGTAGGATCAAGTGCTCGCCAAGCTAATTCGAACCTAACCTGGCTTGATGGATATTAGCTTCCGTAACAATTGTGATATTTGACCTTGAGTAAATGGTCATCCCATTTATGTATTTTGGCCacttgatggtgttgagaaACTTCCGGGCGCCGTGTGGATCAGAGTCGGGAGTGAAGCCGATCCCGGAAGGTCATCATTGCTGGCTGCGAAGGTCAGGATCGCAGCTGCCGATGAAAGGTTGCCAAGGCTGTTGGTAGAGGTCAGGCTGACCTTTGCCAGCTACGGTCCCAGTCTTCACAGCTCGCTATGATGACCTTAACTAGCAGCTCTGACCTTTGTGACTGCGGTCCTCGCAGCTAGCTGTGATGACCTTCGCCGGCAGCCCGGTCTTTGTCAGTACTAAAGCCCTGGCCTACGGCTAGCTGTGGACCTTGACCGAACGCCCTGACGATGACAGCCTTCGCCAGTGCTGCAGTCCTGACCCGCACTTGACCAGCAGCCCTGACAAAGCCTTCGTCGGTGCTGCGGTCCTGGCTTCGCAGCTAGCTGTGGACCTTGACCAAATGCCCTGCCTTTGCCAGTACTGCTCCCGACCAGCAGCTCTGCTCCTGGCCTAGTATAGCCATACCATCAAGGGGACCAAATATACAAATGGGGTGGCCATCTACCTAGGGCCATGGTTTTTGCAAGAACATACTCATTCTACTCGCAGTTAGTAGAGATCCAATAAAGATTTGGGAGGTAGATTCGACTCACCCCCTTGCCAGTGCATCCGTGGCTGAGAATCTTGCAGTTGTACTTCTGGGCGGTGCGGACGAGGGCGCGTGCCAATACTGGCCGGGCAAGACTGGTTCCGAGAAGATATCGGTCTTCGTAAATGGCATTGCATTGGATGCCACGGAAAACAAGTTCCTCCAGGAACTCCTTCTGAAGGTCATCGATCACCATGCGCTCGGCACCGAGAGCcagagccttcttctcgacgGCGGCCCAGTCCTCGTCCTGGCCGACGTTGCCGAGATAAGCAACCACGGTGTAGCCCTATAAACAGAATATATTAGCGACATGTTTTTCAGAGTTTTCCTGTATCCTTTGTCTGGCACCATCGCTCTGGTCGAGttgtgatgatggaaagTGGTGCAGTATAGGGTGATAAAGGACAGAGGAAAATATAGCCATATGAAgcagagttgaagaagacaaaaagtGAGGCTATCGTCAAATTAACAAGCCTCGAAATAAACCGACCTCATTAATTAGATACTTGAGTATGACGGATGTGTCTAGGCCTGTGCTGTATTAGAATTCGTCCAAATATTCGAGGTCGGAGAGCAGAGGTCGGAGCGAAGAGGtaggagagaagaggtcgGAGAGTGTGGTGGGTGGAGGTCAGCGAGGGTAGCACGCACCTCCAGAGTAGGCACTGGAACAGGTCAGGTCAGCTCAATTGCACCATGAAATCAAACATTGTATCTCTTACAGGCAGACTCGTTTGTCGTCAGACATCTTGTACGGCGTGGATTAGAAGCGTAGAGAGACAATGGCAGCAGGAGAATGTGGCAGTAGGAAGAGTTGAAGACGGAAGATAAGAGCTTCAAattttttggcttttcttgccAGTTAGAGTGACTCAATTCCCCTACCCCACCTTAGTACCTACGTACCTACAATGTAAGGTACAGGTAGCTCAATGAGGGGTTGCACCCAATGCACGCTAAATGGTAGCTGAAGCACCCGACATCGGATCTCTCATCGGGTACCGCCTCAAATTTGGGCTATCACACAGCTTTTTTGATATCATGATAAGAGCGATCCCTCTTTCGTTGAATACGTTGCGCCCTTACTACTATGGGAAAGGCCGGTTTCGGGTCCGGCGGttgccatcgtcatcctGAAACTTTGTATTGTGGAATCGAGCGTAGGCAATCTCAGAGTCATAAATCAAGCTTTTCTTGATCACAGGTCGCTCAAGGGACCTCGAAGACAGTGGCAAGGTCATTTCCCTTTGTTAGTCACAATGCTCGAGAAAGGATAGAAGGACAGGAGgaagggagagggagagggaaaaaaaaaaaaaaaaaaaaaaaaaaaaaaaaacaagaccCTCACGAACAAATGCAAAGATAAAGATGAGACGGAGGGGATTGGGGTTTATTCCGCGTGCTAGCCCATTCAATTACATGTTGTTCCTCGTATATGATACTGGTATCGAAAGAAGCATAGAGAACAATTATTACCGATGTTGTATGGACTTCAATGGCCTTGCAGAGCTACTAATATGCAGGTCCCTACTGAACTGGCTTTTCGTATGcgtgtttttcttttcatcagATGCCAGCTATTCTCTTACATCTTCCCAGAGCCTCCAGTTGGTAAGCTTTGTATTCGTCTCAAGCATCATGGCTCATGTCTTACATATTGGTAGCCCGACCTACTAGTAGGCTATTCTCCCATGTAAATTTGCCCCACTATTACCACACCGGTCAAAAACGCGGGTCAGAAACACGCCAGAAACACCACATTGATCAACAACGTCTTGTCACTCCTCGCTCAGTATACGCAGCATAGTACTTTTAGAAGGCTGCGTCGAAAGATTGGACTGCAGCGGATTCAAAATGGCAGCTCGAAAACGCTCGTTGAGCGGCGTTTCCGCAGAAGATGCACCAGTGCTGTGccgaagatggccaagacgaACACCAACAACTGGCGAGATGTTTTCGAGATTGATATCAAGGTTCCCTCAAAGGAAAGGCTTACCAGAATGATTGGGGGCCATTAGACCCAGCGCAGCTCAAGATCAATGCGCCTGATGAGGACAGCTATGGAtatgaggacgaggacgggGACGAGGAGTTTGATGAGAGCAACGATGATGCCCATCATGAGATTGTTTGGCTCGAACCTATCAATGGATTCGTGCTCTCAAAGGAGATTGCTATTGACAAGTGCAAGCCTGATTGTATTGGGTCGTGCAACAGCGTCCTGATTCGACGTAGTCTCATGAGACGCAGCTTCCACTCTGACATTGGCGAACTATACACAGACACTTCATCCATGGGATTCGACCTCTTTGATCGCTATGGGCGGCTCAAGCCTGCCTTCAAGAAGGGCTCTGATCGATGTGGTTCTGGCATCTGGGGCGATGAGCTGGATGACGGTGACATTCTCTTGATCCAAAGAGTGTGTATGGACGAGCCCCATAGACGCCAGGGCATGGCCCAGGAGATGATTCGCGACATGCTGCAGAAAGCTCTGTCCAAATGCAATCCCCAGAcactcatcgccatcgcttGTGCTGGCGGGGAGTGGTTGAAGCTTCACAGTCACGTCGAATTGGAGGGGAGGAGCAGCGAAGAACAAAGTGCCATGTATGACAGAGAGAGGCACAAGCTGGAATGTTTCTACAGGTCTTTGGGGTTTCGACGCATTGGCTACACTGAGTGGTTCGCCCTACTGCCCGGGAATGCGCAACATGTGTCTCACTCGGTGCCTGCCAACCTGGATTTCGTTTTGTCCAGGCCAACTTCAGACCGTATGACCAATGCCATCTTTACGAAATTGCTAGAAGCATTCAAAACCATAAAAAAAGATACTGCTCGATTTATGTTGACTCAGGCGGCTCTTGGTTCCTACGGGCCGGAGGATGACGTCTGGATCTCAGTTGACCGAGACGGCAATACCTTGTTGCATCTTGCAGCAACCTCTGAGGACCTGTTATGTGTCAAATGGATCATCGGCAAGTGTCCACGCCTGGTCTCTGAACAGAATTCCCTGGGAGAAACGCCACTCGACGCGTGTCAGGAACGCCTTGAAGCAATCCGCACTCGGCAGAAATTGGCGGGGGGAAGCATCGCGGTTTCAGATAAATTCACTGGCTACTCGCAACCATCTGTGGAAGTCCTCTGTGCCTTGAAAGGATTGAATCACCTTTCACTGGAAGGTTTATTACAGCTCAAGTACGGCTGCACATGCGGGCAGTGCCAAGagggcttcttcagcccgcGTATGCGTATGGCGGTTCTCTATAACGCAGAAACCACCTCTGACATGCTCCTTCACTGGGACAACGGTACCAATGGTGACGAGTTTGTGAGGGAGTTTGGGCGCTTTTTGAAGTACCTGCCACCCAGGATGTACAAGAGCATGCGTACAGATGCGCGCTTAAGGAAAGGATTCTCCAGCATGTTCGGCTCCTTTGCCCAGTGTCTGTGGGACAGTAAGGGGCCTCCTCGCGAGCTCAAGGTCGTCGAAGCGGTCATGTCCGAAAGCAATGGGTcatccatcgccaaacaCTATCTCGACTGCGGCGGCACAGTCGAGGCTGTGGGTTCTGCCCTCTTCTGGAGAGTCATGGATGAATCGCGATCTGCCGGAGATGGAGCAACGTGGGATTTGTTTGCGGATGATTTAGAAGCACTGCCGGCTTGTCGCAATGATGACGAGTTTGGATTCGTGAGCAGCATGTGTGGCTATGCGCGTGTCCACCAAGGCCAATGCTTTTCAGCAACTGGGCACCCAGTGGATGAAAACGATCTTTAACGGCACAACCACCCATGAGACTCACGTGCAGGCAATTTCTCTCAGTTGTGTGTCCTTTGCGTTTACGCTCGCATCTTTCGATTGCTTGGTTTTGTGGCTAGATTTGCCATTGTATTAGCAAGTTACCACTCTCGTAATCCGAGTGCGGTTTACATGTAGAAGGTAACCACAATATCTCTCTCGTGACTACCCAATAAGGAATTAGTAATGAGTAACGTTACTAGATGTACAGAATTATGATAGAAAAGCGATGTATAATTCAAGATTATAAGGTTTGAATGGTGGAGCAGGATTGGCCTATATATTACGATTCCGAAAGCCTTGATGTCGCACAAAGACGGGCCAAGATATGAAGCTCCAACTTGTTGCTCCAATAAGGGAAAACATTGCATTGGGACGATTTGGAGAGTTTGTTTAATGAAAGAAAACCGTTTCATCTAATAGATAGTGTCATGAAATTTAAGCAGCTTGCTGGCAATAGAACGTGAGTGAACAGAAGTGATGGTTTCATTAGGAGCTGTCCGCAGTGGGATTGAGTCTAACATATGCTTTGTGTTATCCTACTTGATCGAGAACACAGATGTTGGAAATCATTGACTCCGCCAACAAAAAGTTCTGGTAGtgcgaagaaggcggcaaTGG is part of the Trichoderma atroviride chromosome 1, complete sequence genome and encodes:
- a CDS encoding uncharacterized protein (EggNog:ENOG41); this encodes MRRSFHSDIGELYTDTSSMGFDLFDRYGRLKPAFKKGSDRCGSGIWGDELDDGDILLIQRVCMDEPHRRQGMAQEMIRDMLQKALSKCNPQTLIAIACAGGEWLKLHSHVELEGRSSEEQSAMYDRERHKLECFYRSLGFRRIGYTEWFALLPGNAQHVSHSVPANLDFVLSRPTSDRMTNAIFTKLLEAFKTIKKDTARFMLTQAALGSYGPEDDVWISVDRDGNTLLHLAATSEDLLCVKWIIGKCPRLVSEQNSLGETPLDACQERLEAIRTRQKLAGGSIAVSDKFTGYSQPSVEVLCALKGLNHLSLEGLLQLKYGCTCGQCQEGFFSPRMRMAVLYNAETTSDMLLHWDNGTNGDEFVREFGRFLKYLPPRMYKSMRTDARLRKGFSSMFGSFAQCLWDSKGPPRELKVVEAVMSESNGSSIAKHYLDCGGTVEAVGSALFWRVMDESRSAGDGATWDLFADDLEALPACRNDDEFGFVSSMCGYARVHQGQCFSATGHPVDENDL